The window TTTCGGCCGCATCGGGGTCTTGAGCTTCAACGGCAACAAGACCGTGACCACGGGCGGCGGCGGCATGCTGCTCACCAACGACCCTGAACTCGGGGCCCGGGCCAAGCGCCTGACCGCCACGGCCAAGCGGCCGCACCCCTGGGAATTCTTCCACGACGAGACGGCCTGGAATTACCGCATGCCGAACGTCAACGCCGCCCTGGGCTGCGCCCAGATGGAGCGCATCGAGGACATCCTCGCGGACAAACGGGACGTGGCCGCGGCCTACCGGGAGTTTTTCGCGAACGAGGCGGATATGGAGTTCGTGGACCAGCCCGAGGGCTGTCGTTCGAACTTCTGGCTCTGCTCGGTGCGCGCCGGAAGCCGGGCCGCCCGCGACGCCATGCTGGAGTGGACCAACGCCCACGGGATCGCCACCCGCCCGCTGTGGCGGCTCATGACCGATCTGCCCATGTACGCGGGCAACGCGGGAGACGACCTGGACGCGGCCCGCGAGGCCGTGGAGCGCGTGGTCAGTCTGCCCAGCGGCCCGCGTTGGGGGAAACGCCCGTGAGCCGTGTGCTGATCATCGCCGAGGCCGGGGTGAACCACAACGGCGATCTGGCCCTGGCCTTGAAGCTGGTGGATGCGGCCGCCGACGCGGGGGCCGACGCGGTCAAGTTTCAGACCTTCAAGGCCGAGCGACTGGTCACGCCCGACGCGGACAAGGCGGCCTACCAGAAGGAGGCCACCGGCGCGGCCGAGTCGCAGTTCGTCATGCTCAAGCGGCTGGAGCTGGACGCGGCGGCTCACGAAACGCTCCTGGCCCGCTGCCGGGAGCGCGGCATCGCGTTTCTCTCCACGCCCTTCGACGAACAGAGCGCGGACATGCTCGTGGGCATGGGCCTCGCGATCATCAAGATCCCCTCGGGCGAGATCACCAACCTGCCCTATCTGCGGCACGTGGGCGCGCTCGGCAGGCGCATCGTGCTCTCCACGGGCATGTGCGCGCTGGACGAGGTGGCTGACGCGCTGCGGGTGCTTGAGACCGCCGGGACGCCTGCCCGGAACGTGACGCTTCTGCACTGCAACACCCAGTATCCGACCCCTGACGCCGACGCCAACTTGCGGGCCATCCGCACACTGGCCGAGGCCTTCCCCGCCTG is drawn from Desulfovibrio aminophilus DSM 12254 and contains these coding sequences:
- the neuB gene encoding N-acetylneuraminate synthase, whose amino-acid sequence is MSRVLIIAEAGVNHNGDLALALKLVDAAADAGADAVKFQTFKAERLVTPDADKAAYQKEATGAAESQFVMLKRLELDAAAHETLLARCRERGIAFLSTPFDEQSADMLVGMGLAIIKIPSGEITNLPYLRHVGALGRRIVLSTGMCALDEVADALRVLETAGTPARNVTLLHCNTQYPTPDADANLRAIRTLAEAFPACATGYSDHTLGIACPIAAVALGATVVEKHFTLDRRMEGPDHAASLEPGELAAMVAAVRTVEAALGHGRKEPSSSERENILVARRYLVAARNIAEGEVYSPENVAARRTGSGGVSPMRWEEIMGRRAPRAFAAGEKIEP